A region of Salvelinus alpinus chromosome 24, SLU_Salpinus.1, whole genome shotgun sequence DNA encodes the following proteins:
- the LOC139552669 gene encoding RNA-binding protein 4-like, whose protein sequence is MESTDKNEAIKLFVGNLALDTSQEDLTQLFGPYGQVVTCSVLRQFAFIHLQGDGAADLAIRELNGREFRGRNLVVEESRGRPMHSTKVFVGNLSAMCSAEDLQELFQTFGKVLECDKVKARLSSSAGYAFVHMERKEDAVQAIEALHGTTFKGRPLSVELSNVQPSNPTTTTAKAPVMSHYATENPSINPHMEHHQSQAAVLAAAVAAAAGLPLQVQQSLHNSVYNTTSFDPTYAALKGMTAASATDGTPVSPAVYGALASQVYGSVADQVYDSIANQAASYQNSATPDTEGYSNQYDPTAGEAPSAQAAVNPAYGGASALYNASSAYGSMGGAEPTAQAIFEAARARFFQQGQQVLAEQQMGTKSGDRDRSPVRRSTPLLPDPVPQPFPQPRPKRRALLPTPPGRPEDPAADRDPIARCYAEYYQQVQQYQQYQQYQQQYQQYQYGYPPPAPTQMPPTMPNYQMPMQAPPPTEAHNLEAPATYAPARAYEPPPSHKEPLLRRPDYSHMPEHR, encoded by the exons ATGGAGTCAACGGATAAGAACGAAGCTATAAAGCTCTTTGTGGGGAACCTGGCTTTGGACACCTCTCAGGAGGACCTGACACAGCTCTTTGGGCCATATGGACAGGTGGTCACCTGCAGTGTACTCAGGCAGTTTGCCTTCATCCATCTCCAGGGAGATGGTGCTGCTGATCTAGCCATAAGGGAACTGAATGGACGGGAGTTCCGTGGCCGCAACCTGGTGGTTGAAGAGTCCCGCGGAAGGCCCATGCATTCCACCAAGGTGTTTGTGGGGAACCTCAGTGCCATGTGTTCTGCTGAGGACCTGCAAGAGCTCTTTCAGACCTTTGGGAAAGTTCTGGAGTGTGATAAGGTCAAAG CGAGGCTCTCCTCCTCTGCGGGCTATGCCTTTGTACACATGGAGCGGAAGGAGGATGCAGTGCAGGCTATTGAGGCTCTCCATGGGACCACCTTCAAAGGCCGACCGCTCTCTGTGGAGCTCTCCAATGTGCAGCCCAGTAATCCCACCACGACTACAGCAAAGGCCCCCGTCATGAGTCACTATGCCACTGAAAACCCCTCCATCAACCCTCATATGGAGCACCACCAGAGTCAGGCTGCTGTACTGGCTGCTGCCGTTGCTGCAGCAGCAGGTCTGCCTCTTCAGGTGCAGCAGAGCTTGCACAACTCTGTCTACAACACAACAAGCTTTGATCCCACGTACGCTGCACTAAAGGGCATGACGGCAGCCAGCGCCACAGATGGTACTCCAGTGAGCCCTGCGGTCTACGGTGCCCTCGCCAGCCAGGTGTACGGCTCTGTAGCGGATCAGGTATACGACTCTATAGCCAACCAGGCAGCCAGCTATCAGAATTCAGCCACACCGGACACAGAAGGCTACAGTAACCAGTACGACCCCACAGCTGGAGAGGCACCGTCAGCCCAGGCTGCTGTCAACCCGGCCTACGGTGGAGCCTCGGCCCTCTACAACGCCAGCTCAGCCTATGGCTCCATGGGGGGTGCAGAACCCACTGCCCAGGCCATCTTTGAGGCAGCACGGGCCCGCTTCTTCCAGCAGGGCCAGCAGGTTCTAGCTGAGCAGCAGATGGGGACTAAGTCAGGGGACAGGGACCGCAGCCCAGTACGCCGCTCCACCCCACTGCTGCCTGACCCTGTGCCCCAGCCCTTCCCCCAGCCACGCCCCAAACGCCGCGCCCTCCTCCCAACGCCACCCGGCCGACCAGAGGACCCGGCTGCTGATAGAGACCCCATTGCCAG ATGCTATGCAGAGTACTATCAGCAGGTCCAGCAGTACCAACAGTACCAGCAGTACCAACAACAGTACCAGCAGTACCAATATGGCTACCCTCCTCCAGCCCCGACCCAGATGCCCCCCACAATGCCCAACTACCAGATGCCCATGCAGGCCCCGCCCCCGACGGAGGCCCACAACCTGGAAGCGCCTGCTACCTACGCCCCAGCTAGAGCGTATGAACCGCCTCCATCACACAAGGAGCCCCTCCTCCGCCGCCCTGACTACTCCCACATGCCAGAGCACCGATAA
- the LOC139552667 gene encoding ras and Rab interactor 2-like isoform X2 gives MKMQEDPVYDFPEPVGKPIGERRACLQRSSLKSISVLDRLLLTHPVWLQLSINSATALHILQREPPGTFLVRKSNTSQKKVLCVRLADDCLPSFFKQFVIQELDSTFSLERAAISFPDLCRLIAFYCVSRDVLPFPLELPEAIVKASSHKQLESISHMGVEFWSSQLNFRGPRNGPPRVEEAPLPPSPTPEDCATPEESPTLFQEFCSIQTRSPRELNCGAAGQGALCFINPLFLQFQTALHRRRHQFKRSLKVRVSTENSSPLSPPFAPPPPPPLLAKKKSKKVHQASRAVEARVEGEGGTAPVQEDSDYLQPCLVLPVLPKKTRVTPTLSPTAEEDDYHVPIGLLQGLGQEKGGEGEEVSEEVDLLLEQRYAPSLSELDSSSSLSSLEEAEENSERPPLTRGTSNPSPPCTSPARQPVSAMRKLSAAFVSFFVPEKCVTRLVEDLSRDKRTAFGLLVQDFLRQQREVIKPQCQRSGIELLQGIRLFLSQAKTFLLDCGDLQPPIETMVHDDEKDLVLEKAMFRCVLKPLKGQIDGTLQTLHERDRSTQSMAESLAKARGKTPLECFGVRVGVPDAANVEKVRQKLALMRRAYSPIDKVVLLLQVCKLIYKAMKDNSGQEFGADDFLPALSYVLVQCNMPELSVEVEYMMELLESSWLKGEGGYYLTSVYASLCLIQSKPEVVPSSGLTREARDSLKDWSRRRSLQAQSQKNLRQQLRCVRVLFLDGENSWMKTLQWRAGVSGGALTQLCAAKFGVDNPELYKLYWRREGEIKALPAQAQIQDLQGQGSSGTPLIYQQANQDQLKTRKLNREEAVDLMGLP, from the exons ATGAAG ATGCAGGAGGACCCGGTGTATGATTTCCCTGAGCCGGTAGGGAAGCCGATAGGAGAGAGGCGGGCTTGTCTTCAGCGTAGCTCCCTGAAGAGCATCAGTGTGCTGGACCGTCTGCTTCTCACACACCCCGTCTGGCTGCAGCTGTCCATCAACTCTGCTACCGCTCTGCACATCCTACAGAGGGAGCCGCCTGGG ACCTTTCTAGTGCGCAAGTCCAACACCTCGCAGAAGAAAGTGCTGTGTGTCAGGCTTGCAGATGACTGCCTCCCCTCCTTTTTCAAACAATTTGTCATCCAGGAATTGGACTCCA CTTTCTCCTTGGAGAGAGCTGCTATCAGTTTCCCTGACCTCTGCCGGCTCATCGCCTTCTACTGTGTTAGCCG GGATGTGTTGCCCTTCCCCCTGGAGCTCCCTGAGGCCATAGTCAAGGCTTCATCCCACAAACAGCTGGAGTCCATCTCCCACATGGGAGTGG AGTTCTGGAGCTCCCAGCTGAACTTCAGAGGTCCACGCAATGGGCCCCCACGAGTGGAGGAGGCACCGCTGCCCCCTAGCCCCACCCCTGAGGATTGTGCCACACCCGAGGAGAGCCCCACCCTGTTTCAAGAGTTCTGCTCCATCCAAACACGCAGCCCCCGGGAGCTGAACTGTGGGGCAGCAGGCCAAGGGGCTCTCTGTTTCATCAACCCACTCTTCCTGCAGTTCCAGACTGCACTGCACAGACGCCGCCACCAGTTTAAACGCAGCCTCAAGGTGCGTGTCTCCACTGAGAACTCTAGCCCCTTGTCCCCACCATttgctcctccccctcccccacctctGCTGGCCAAGAAAAAGAGCAAGAAGGTCCATCAGGCCAGTAGAGCAGTGGAGGCCAgagtggagggtgagggagggacaGCACCCGTCCAGGAGGACTCAGACTACTTGCAGCCATGCTTGGTTCTTCCAGTTCTTCCAAAAAAGACCAGGGTCACACCCACACTGTCTCCCACTGCAGAGGAGGATGACTACCATGTTCCTATAGGTCTCTTGCAGGGACTGGGCCAGGAGAAAGGaggtgagggggaggaggtgagtgAGGAGGTGGATCTCTTGCTGGAGCAGAGATATGCTCCCTCCCTGAGTGAGCTGGACAGCAGCAGTTCCCTCAGCAGCttggaggaggcagaggagaacTCAGAGCGACCTCCCCTCACCAGGGGAACAAGTAACCCCTCACCCCCATGCACCTCTCCCGCTCGTCAGCCCGTCTCAGCCATGCGCAAGCTTAGTGCAGCCTTTGTGTCCTTCTTTGTGCCTGAGAAGTGCGTGACGAGGCTGGTGGAGGACCTGTCCCGTGACAAGAGGACTGCGTTTGGTCTCCTGGTGCAGGACTTCCTCAGGCAGCAGCGCGAGGTGATCAAGCCTCAGTGCCAGAGATCTGGCATAGAGCTACTGCAGGGCATCCGTCTCTTCCTCTCCCAGGCCAAGACCTTCCTGCTGGACTGTGGAGACCTACAGCCCCCCATTGAGACCATGGTGCATGATGATGAGAAAG ACCTGGTGCTGGAGAAAGCCATGTTCCGCTGTGTGCTGAAACCTTTGAAAGGACAGATAGATGGGACACTGCAAACTTTGCATGAGCGAGACCGCTCCACCCAAAGCATGGCAGAGAGCCTGGCTAAGGCTAGGGGAAAGACCCCGTTGGAGTGTTTTGGAGTGCGGGTGGGAGTGCCGGATGCTGCCAATGTGGAGAAGGTGCGGCAGAAGTTAGCTCTCATGAGGCGGGCCTACTCTCCCATTGACAAGGTTGTGCTGCTCCTGCAGGTCTGCAAGCTCATCTATAAAGCCATGAAGGACAATTCAG GCCAGGAGTTCGGTGCAGATGACTTCCTGCCAGCCTTGTCCTATGTCCTCGTACAGTGTAACATGCCTGAGCTGTCTGTGGAGGTGGAGTACATGATGGAACTGCTGGAGTCATCATGGCTCAAAGGGGAGG GTGGGTACTACCTGACCAGTGTGTATGCCAGCCTGTGCCTGATCCAGAGCAAGCCTGAAGTAGTACCCTCCAGTGGGCTGACCCGCGAGGCCAGAGACTCTTTGAAAGACTGGAGCCGGCGCCGGAGCCTCCAGGCGCAAAGCCAGAAAAACTTACGACAGCAACTG AGGTGTGTCAGGGTTCTGTTTCTAGATGGAGAGAACAGCTGGATGAAAACCCTGCAGTGGAGAGCAGGAGTTAGTGGGGGGGCCCTGACCCAG
- the LOC139552667 gene encoding ras and Rab interactor 1-like isoform X1, translating into MKVCKKTADQGSAAHRVVQTEQHARQNVSVDKTWKQMQEDPVYDFPEPVGKPIGERRACLQRSSLKSISVLDRLLLTHPVWLQLSINSATALHILQREPPGTFLVRKSNTSQKKVLCVRLADDCLPSFFKQFVIQELDSTFSLERAAISFPDLCRLIAFYCVSRDVLPFPLELPEAIVKASSHKQLESISHMGVEFWSSQLNFRGPRNGPPRVEEAPLPPSPTPEDCATPEESPTLFQEFCSIQTRSPRELNCGAAGQGALCFINPLFLQFQTALHRRRHQFKRSLKVRVSTENSSPLSPPFAPPPPPPLLAKKKSKKVHQASRAVEARVEGEGGTAPVQEDSDYLQPCLVLPVLPKKTRVTPTLSPTAEEDDYHVPIGLLQGLGQEKGGEGEEVSEEVDLLLEQRYAPSLSELDSSSSLSSLEEAEENSERPPLTRGTSNPSPPCTSPARQPVSAMRKLSAAFVSFFVPEKCVTRLVEDLSRDKRTAFGLLVQDFLRQQREVIKPQCQRSGIELLQGIRLFLSQAKTFLLDCGDLQPPIETMVHDDEKDLVLEKAMFRCVLKPLKGQIDGTLQTLHERDRSTQSMAESLAKARGKTPLECFGVRVGVPDAANVEKVRQKLALMRRAYSPIDKVVLLLQVCKLIYKAMKDNSGQEFGADDFLPALSYVLVQCNMPELSVEVEYMMELLESSWLKGEGGYYLTSVYASLCLIQSKPEVVPSSGLTREARDSLKDWSRRRSLQAQSQKNLRQQLRCVRVLFLDGENSWMKTLQWRAGVSGGALTQLCAAKFGVDNPELYKLYWRREGEIKALPAQAQIQDLQGQGSSGTPLIYQQANQDQLKTRKLNREEAVDLMGLP; encoded by the exons ATGAAG GTATGCAAGAAGACCGCAGATCAAGGAAGTGCCGCGCACAGAGTGGTACAGACCGAGCAGCACGCAAGGCAAAACGTGTCGGTAGATAAGACGTGGAAACAA ATGCAGGAGGACCCGGTGTATGATTTCCCTGAGCCGGTAGGGAAGCCGATAGGAGAGAGGCGGGCTTGTCTTCAGCGTAGCTCCCTGAAGAGCATCAGTGTGCTGGACCGTCTGCTTCTCACACACCCCGTCTGGCTGCAGCTGTCCATCAACTCTGCTACCGCTCTGCACATCCTACAGAGGGAGCCGCCTGGG ACCTTTCTAGTGCGCAAGTCCAACACCTCGCAGAAGAAAGTGCTGTGTGTCAGGCTTGCAGATGACTGCCTCCCCTCCTTTTTCAAACAATTTGTCATCCAGGAATTGGACTCCA CTTTCTCCTTGGAGAGAGCTGCTATCAGTTTCCCTGACCTCTGCCGGCTCATCGCCTTCTACTGTGTTAGCCG GGATGTGTTGCCCTTCCCCCTGGAGCTCCCTGAGGCCATAGTCAAGGCTTCATCCCACAAACAGCTGGAGTCCATCTCCCACATGGGAGTGG AGTTCTGGAGCTCCCAGCTGAACTTCAGAGGTCCACGCAATGGGCCCCCACGAGTGGAGGAGGCACCGCTGCCCCCTAGCCCCACCCCTGAGGATTGTGCCACACCCGAGGAGAGCCCCACCCTGTTTCAAGAGTTCTGCTCCATCCAAACACGCAGCCCCCGGGAGCTGAACTGTGGGGCAGCAGGCCAAGGGGCTCTCTGTTTCATCAACCCACTCTTCCTGCAGTTCCAGACTGCACTGCACAGACGCCGCCACCAGTTTAAACGCAGCCTCAAGGTGCGTGTCTCCACTGAGAACTCTAGCCCCTTGTCCCCACCATttgctcctccccctcccccacctctGCTGGCCAAGAAAAAGAGCAAGAAGGTCCATCAGGCCAGTAGAGCAGTGGAGGCCAgagtggagggtgagggagggacaGCACCCGTCCAGGAGGACTCAGACTACTTGCAGCCATGCTTGGTTCTTCCAGTTCTTCCAAAAAAGACCAGGGTCACACCCACACTGTCTCCCACTGCAGAGGAGGATGACTACCATGTTCCTATAGGTCTCTTGCAGGGACTGGGCCAGGAGAAAGGaggtgagggggaggaggtgagtgAGGAGGTGGATCTCTTGCTGGAGCAGAGATATGCTCCCTCCCTGAGTGAGCTGGACAGCAGCAGTTCCCTCAGCAGCttggaggaggcagaggagaacTCAGAGCGACCTCCCCTCACCAGGGGAACAAGTAACCCCTCACCCCCATGCACCTCTCCCGCTCGTCAGCCCGTCTCAGCCATGCGCAAGCTTAGTGCAGCCTTTGTGTCCTTCTTTGTGCCTGAGAAGTGCGTGACGAGGCTGGTGGAGGACCTGTCCCGTGACAAGAGGACTGCGTTTGGTCTCCTGGTGCAGGACTTCCTCAGGCAGCAGCGCGAGGTGATCAAGCCTCAGTGCCAGAGATCTGGCATAGAGCTACTGCAGGGCATCCGTCTCTTCCTCTCCCAGGCCAAGACCTTCCTGCTGGACTGTGGAGACCTACAGCCCCCCATTGAGACCATGGTGCATGATGATGAGAAAG ACCTGGTGCTGGAGAAAGCCATGTTCCGCTGTGTGCTGAAACCTTTGAAAGGACAGATAGATGGGACACTGCAAACTTTGCATGAGCGAGACCGCTCCACCCAAAGCATGGCAGAGAGCCTGGCTAAGGCTAGGGGAAAGACCCCGTTGGAGTGTTTTGGAGTGCGGGTGGGAGTGCCGGATGCTGCCAATGTGGAGAAGGTGCGGCAGAAGTTAGCTCTCATGAGGCGGGCCTACTCTCCCATTGACAAGGTTGTGCTGCTCCTGCAGGTCTGCAAGCTCATCTATAAAGCCATGAAGGACAATTCAG GCCAGGAGTTCGGTGCAGATGACTTCCTGCCAGCCTTGTCCTATGTCCTCGTACAGTGTAACATGCCTGAGCTGTCTGTGGAGGTGGAGTACATGATGGAACTGCTGGAGTCATCATGGCTCAAAGGGGAGG GTGGGTACTACCTGACCAGTGTGTATGCCAGCCTGTGCCTGATCCAGAGCAAGCCTGAAGTAGTACCCTCCAGTGGGCTGACCCGCGAGGCCAGAGACTCTTTGAAAGACTGGAGCCGGCGCCGGAGCCTCCAGGCGCAAAGCCAGAAAAACTTACGACAGCAACTG AGGTGTGTCAGGGTTCTGTTTCTAGATGGAGAGAACAGCTGGATGAAAACCCTGCAGTGGAGAGCAGGAGTTAGTGGGGGGGCCCTGACCCAG